CAGGAATTCGACCAGGGGCACGCGGCCCATTTCGCCGACCTCGATGGTGGGCAGTTCCCTCGAAACACGGCCGACGGTGACGGTGAAGCTGTTGGCTGTCATGGGGAGAGTGTAACGAGGAAGGTGCCGGCGCGGCAAAGGACTGCGGCGTTCATCGGCAGCCTTGGCGTCCGACTTCCGTTTCAGCCAAAAAGCGGCAGATGACCCAGCGAGATTACCTCAGGACGCTCGGCGCCTTCGGTGAACACCGCCACCACCGCCGCGACGGTGCCGCCGACCTCCTCGATGATCGCCGTGAGGCTCTGGAGCGTCCCACCGCTCGACACCACGTCGTCCACGATGGCGACCTTCTTGCCGCGCACCTTCTCGACGTCGAAGCCGTCAAGGACCAGCAGCTGCGGCTTTCCAGTGGTAATCGACACGACCTCACGCATGACCGGTTCGACCATGTAGGGCTTTTGGGTTTTGCGGATCACGATATAGGGCTTGCCCGAATACCGCGAAATGACGTGCGCCAGGGGCAGGGCCTTGACTTCGGGCGTGACCAGGGTATCGATGCCCTCCGGCAGGCGCTCCGCGAGGGCGCGACCGGCCGCCTCGGTCACTTCGGTGTCGCCCAGCATGTTGAACAGGGCGACGGAAACCCCGGGAGCTACCTCCACAATGGGCAGATCGCGGTGAACGTCGCCGACTTGAACCGTGTGCATCTTCACCGGGGTAGTGTACAGCGCCCGGCGCCCAATCGTCAGCGCCCCACCCCAGCTGACGCTCCTGTGCGCCGCCATGTGCGCGAGGCGTGATGGGCATGCCCGGGTCGGGCGCAAGTCAGGCAGTGGCGTGAGCTGTCGTGGCGACGTGGTGAGAGGTCAGTCGATTACGCGGAAACCGAGCTTTTCGGCCTGATCCACGAAAAAGTTAATATTCTCGGTTTTGGTTTGCGGTCCGAGCGACTTGCGCTCATGCTCTCCCGTCGCGGCGATGATCAGGGTTTCGGCCAGGCAGGCCGGCACGTTGCTCTCGCCGAACTTGACGTCGATGTTGGTGCGCATCTGACCGGGCGGACGCACCACGCCCCCGGGTATGACACGCACGCCGGGCAGCAGGGCGACGGTGTCGTGTACGTCGGCGGGGCGTCCTTCGTCGAAGATCCAGGCCCCGTGCTTGACGTGCTCGGGAAAGATCACCGGATTCGGGTCCGAGGTGGCGCTGAAGATCAGGTCGGCCTCCCTGATCGTCGCAATGTCGATGGTGGTGACAATCTCGGTGTCGGGGTTGAGGCGTCTCAGGCTGGCGGCGCTGCGCTCCAGGCGCTCCAGGTCCCGTCCGACCAGAATGACCTTGCGGACCTGCGGGGTGATGGTGCGCGCGATTCCGAAGGAAACCACGCCATTGGCACCCACGACGGCCGCCACAGCCTGCTTGAGATCGCGTCCTTCATTTTCGAAGTGGGACAGGATGCCCGGAATGGCCGCCTTGATCGTTCCGGCGGTATAGGCGCCGCCGTTGGTCACGGTGATTTCGGGCACAGCGCTCTGGACGGCCTCACCTTTGTTGCCGACCACGCTCCAGAATGCCCCCAGGCCGACCACGCTCGCGCCCAGCTCGTGAGCGAGCCGCGCCCCCT
The Deinococcus peraridilitoris DSM 19664 genome window above contains:
- a CDS encoding phosphoribosyltransferase family protein, which gives rise to MKMHTVQVGDVHRDLPIVEVAPGVSVALFNMLGDTEVTEAAGRALAERLPEGIDTLVTPEVKALPLAHVISRYSGKPYIVIRKTQKPYMVEPVMREVVSITTGKPQLLVLDGFDVEKVRGKKVAIVDDVVSSGGTLQSLTAIIEEVGGTVAAVVAVFTEGAERPEVISLGHLPLFG